A portion of the Lysinibacillus timonensis genome contains these proteins:
- a CDS encoding nitrilase-related carbon-nitrogen hydrolase: MNNLFTSFLLSIFSGILLTLSMPSYDLWYFAWIGFIPLLYTLQNKSRIQRYFLINVTSVIWSIGTHIWYPSVLSDWGYFIMIAGGLFYGSIFQIGYDIQNRINKWYRIFALPITFSVLEWIKTVIPFTKGWWIELISKSQWTIPENIQLLSITGFIGVSFLIVLTNVILFEFFQFKNHTKKQLIILMVLLLLPIANYIYGKVLLFQTDELLKTQPITIGATVDLANQDQTITSLGSNLRGGDGYLADTTEMKQAIFNVNASLSRDIVHERKVDFIVWGENEFMNYDDKEFYDQLTELARELNSSIISDIVWENNNNVYDTALMIDENGIEVGKTPKIFILGGEEEFGFSPGPRNYPVYNTKLGKIALAVCWDRHDPTIIQNYARNDARLIFIPADDDFGGNKRFPYFAASDAVFRAVENHVAIASGSTSGVSQIVTPYGQVTATGGVNQRQFIIGETFILGTGTFYTQHGNIFAYFLTFIFLLMFIISERNKRFQNK, from the coding sequence ATGAATAATTTATTTACATCGTTCTTGTTGTCAATTTTTTCTGGTATTCTTCTCACATTGAGTATGCCAAGTTATGACTTATGGTATTTTGCTTGGATAGGTTTCATACCACTTTTATACACACTTCAAAACAAAAGTAGAATACAACGATACTTCTTAATTAATGTCACTAGCGTTATTTGGTCTATTGGGACTCATATATGGTATCCTTCTGTGCTATCAGATTGGGGATATTTCATCATGATTGCTGGTGGCCTATTTTACGGTAGTATTTTTCAAATTGGTTATGACATTCAAAATCGTATAAATAAATGGTACCGTATTTTTGCTCTCCCTATCACCTTTAGTGTATTAGAATGGATTAAAACCGTTATTCCTTTTACAAAAGGTTGGTGGATTGAACTAATTTCTAAATCACAATGGACGATTCCAGAGAATATACAACTATTATCGATAACTGGATTTATTGGAGTATCGTTCTTAATTGTATTAACAAATGTTATACTTTTTGAGTTTTTTCAATTTAAAAATCATACGAAAAAACAACTTATTATATTAATGGTTCTATTATTATTACCAATTGCAAACTATATATATGGTAAGGTATTGCTGTTTCAAACAGATGAGTTACTGAAAACACAACCAATAACAATCGGAGCAACTGTAGACTTAGCAAATCAAGATCAAACTATTACCTCTTTAGGTTCTAATTTAAGAGGTGGGGATGGTTATTTAGCCGATACAACAGAGATGAAGCAAGCAATTTTTAATGTTAACGCAAGCCTCTCTAGAGATATTGTACATGAACGGAAGGTAGATTTTATTGTTTGGGGGGAAAATGAATTTATGAATTACGACGACAAAGAATTTTATGACCAACTTACGGAATTAGCAAGAGAATTAAATTCCTCAATCATATCAGATATTGTATGGGAAAATAATAACAATGTCTATGATACCGCACTAATGATTGACGAAAACGGAATTGAAGTTGGGAAAACTCCTAAGATTTTCATCCTAGGAGGTGAAGAAGAATTCGGATTTTCTCCGGGACCAAGAAACTACCCTGTCTATAATACTAAATTAGGTAAAATAGCTTTAGCTGTATGTTGGGATAGGCATGACCCTACAATCATACAAAATTACGCAAGAAATGATGCAAGGTTAATATTTATACCTGCGGATGATGATTTTGGCGGAAATAAAAGATTCCCATATTTTGCAGCAAGTGACGCAGTGTTTAGAGCAGTAGAAAATCATGTTGCTATTGCAAGTGGATCGACATCTGGGGTTTCACAGATTGTTACCCCATATGGTCAAGTAACTGCTACAGGTGGCGTTAACCAACGTCAATTTATTATTGGTGAGACTTTTATTTTAGGCACTGGTACCTTTTATACACAACATGGGAATATCTTTGCTTATTTTTTAACATTCATTTTTTTACTAATGTTTATTATCTCTGAGAGAAATAAACGATTTCAAAATAAATAA
- a CDS encoding LysR family transcriptional regulator: protein MNLQQLRVFVSTVQFGKLSVVAKQLEIKQPTVTFHLRALQEHLGIALFEDNSGKQWVLTDAGKDFYHYAKQVVSLVGESEQVIDQYRLNKRGKLQLGASETTASYILPPYLAQFQKEHNQVYISLIVNKAPIILEKIKNYELDFGVIAYGDLFDPDLKVVPIMEDELVLIMSNDYPLSRKENVAPYELTRYPFILHEQKAVSHQLAEKWMYKNKVDLNIIMEIGSIQTIKEAVELNIGIAILPRLSVEKEMREGRLFVMPLPNYVNERHIYLIYRKKQHFTPMMRLFVQYLKTSFKAM, encoded by the coding sequence TTGAATCTACAACAATTAAGAGTATTTGTTAGTACTGTTCAGTTCGGGAAGTTAAGTGTTGTAGCAAAACAGTTAGAAATAAAACAACCGACCGTAACCTTCCATTTAAGGGCATTACAAGAGCATTTAGGAATCGCATTATTTGAGGATAATAGTGGCAAACAGTGGGTGTTAACAGATGCCGGTAAAGATTTTTATCATTATGCAAAACAAGTTGTCAGCCTTGTAGGGGAATCTGAACAAGTAATAGATCAATACCGCTTGAATAAGAGAGGGAAGTTACAATTAGGAGCAAGTGAAACGACTGCTTCGTACATATTACCTCCTTATTTAGCTCAATTTCAAAAAGAGCATAATCAAGTATACATATCACTTATTGTTAATAAGGCTCCAATTATTTTAGAAAAGATTAAAAATTATGAGCTGGATTTTGGTGTAATTGCATACGGGGATTTGTTTGATCCTGATTTAAAGGTCGTTCCCATTATGGAAGATGAATTAGTTTTAATCATGTCAAATGATTATCCGCTTAGTAGAAAAGAAAATGTTGCACCATATGAGTTAACACGTTATCCGTTTATATTGCATGAGCAAAAAGCTGTTAGTCACCAATTGGCTGAAAAATGGATGTATAAGAACAAAGTAGATCTAAATATTATTATGGAGATTGGATCAATTCAAACTATCAAAGAAGCAGTCGAGTTGAATATCGGAATTGCTATATTACCAAGATTAAGTGTTGAAAAAGAAATGAGGGAGGGTCGTTTGTTTGTAATGCCACTACCGAATTATGTAAATGAACGCCATATTTATCTTATTTACCGAAAAAAACAGCATTTCACACCAATGATGCGATTGTTTGTTCAATATTTAAAGACTTCATTTAAAGCAATGTAG
- a CDS encoding YdhK family protein, translating into MGNKSLLAFTFSLVMAFTLTACGNNNAQDSGGNAELSAKNGTNETNETNNTNGTNDTNSIIESNETNENIENSTGNMNTDVESSNSALLPREIPEGIKEAENPKYNIGDLVTINAEHEVGMQGAQGAILGAYDTIVYSVSYNPTDGSQPEENHKWIVQEELQRMGDEKILAPGTEVILEADYEPGMFGAEGEIDTAEKTTVYMVEYMLKTGVQKQKWLKESELSKISSN; encoded by the coding sequence ATGGGAAACAAAAGTTTATTAGCATTTACATTTTCACTAGTCATGGCATTTACTCTAACTGCATGTGGTAATAATAACGCGCAAGATTCTGGAGGAAATGCTGAATTATCTGCTAAGAATGGAACAAACGAAACAAACGAAACAAATAATACAAATGGAACAAACGATACTAACAGTATAATTGAATCAAATGAGACAAATGAAAATATAGAAAATTCAACTGGCAATATGAATACAGATGTTGAGAGCTCAAATAGTGCATTGTTACCAAGAGAAATACCAGAGGGAATAAAAGAAGCAGAAAATCCGAAATACAATATTGGTGATTTAGTTACTATCAATGCTGAGCATGAGGTAGGAATGCAGGGTGCACAAGGTGCAATACTAGGAGCGTATGATACAATTGTATATTCAGTATCCTATAACCCAACTGATGGAAGTCAACCGGAAGAAAACCACAAATGGATTGTACAAGAGGAATTACAAAGGATGGGTGATGAAAAAATTCTCGCACCAGGTACTGAAGTAATTTTAGAAGCTGATTATGAGCCGGGAATGTTTGGTGCTGAAGGGGAAATTGATACAGCAGAGAAAACTACAGTTTATATGGTTGAATATATGCTAAAAACAGGAGTACAAAAGCAAAAATGGCTAAAGGAAAGTGAACTTTCAAAAATATCATCGAACTAA
- a CDS encoding PLP-dependent aminotransferase family protein codes for MKYSEKILKTPSSFTRNILKVAGSEDVISFAGGLPNPISFPIDGLQQTINQAIEEHGPKLFQYSTTEGYLPLRQYIADKYNANFGLDIQPDDILITTGSQQALQMISQVLINKGEGIVIEEPGYLGAIQAFYLTEPTFYPVQLTDEGLNVGQLEETLRKNQNIKFIYTVPNFQNPTGITYTKENREAVYNVVKNYDVVLIEDDPYGELRWSGEQLPYIGGGKLDNSVLLGSFSKIVTPGFRLGYMITKNKELMNHVNTVKQAADLHTNIFSQIVIYEYLSKNDLSTHVSKITDLYQSQANAMLNAIEKYFPSTVKYTKPEGGMFIWVTLEEGQSALELFHKAMEVKVAFVPGDPFYTNKSNVNTFRLNYTNSSPEIIEEGIKRLGKIIHEVSAKELV; via the coding sequence ATGAAGTACTCAGAGAAAATTTTAAAAACGCCATCCTCATTTACTCGTAATATTTTAAAAGTTGCAGGGTCAGAGGATGTAATATCATTTGCTGGTGGATTACCAAATCCAATTTCGTTTCCAATCGATGGGTTGCAACAAACGATTAATCAAGCTATTGAGGAGCATGGCCCCAAGTTATTCCAATATTCAACAACAGAAGGTTATTTACCACTACGTCAATATATAGCTGATAAATACAATGCGAATTTCGGACTTGATATTCAACCTGATGATATTTTAATTACAACAGGGTCACAACAAGCATTACAAATGATTTCTCAAGTACTTATCAATAAAGGGGAAGGAATTGTCATTGAAGAACCTGGTTATTTAGGTGCCATTCAGGCTTTCTACTTAACTGAACCGACTTTTTACCCGGTTCAACTAACGGATGAGGGATTAAATGTTGGACAATTAGAAGAAACACTTCGGAAAAATCAGAATATTAAATTTATTTATACAGTCCCAAACTTCCAGAATCCAACCGGAATAACCTATACAAAAGAAAACCGTGAAGCAGTATATAATGTAGTGAAAAATTATGATGTTGTGTTAATTGAAGATGATCCATATGGTGAATTACGTTGGAGTGGTGAACAGTTACCTTATATCGGTGGGGGTAAATTAGATAATTCCGTTTTACTCGGTTCTTTCTCTAAAATAGTGACACCAGGTTTCCGTCTAGGATACATGATTACAAAAAATAAAGAATTAATGAATCATGTCAATACTGTTAAACAGGCAGCAGATTTACACACAAATATTTTCTCTCAAATTGTCATATATGAATATTTGTCAAAAAATGATTTGTCGACTCATGTATCGAAAATTACTGACCTATATCAATCACAAGCAAATGCAATGTTAAATGCAATTGAAAAATACTTCCCATCAACAGTGAAGTATACAAAACCTGAAGGTGGAATGTTCATCTGGGTAACTTTAGAAGAAGGTCAGTCAGCACTTGAATTATTTCATAAGGCAATGGAAGTGAAAGTAGCATTTGTTCCTGGTGATCCATTCTATACAAATAAATCAAACGTCAATACATTCCGCCTGAATTATACGAACTCTTCTCCAGAGATCATTGAAGAGGGAATAAAACGTTTAGGGAAAATTATCCATGAAGTATCCGCAAAAGAATTAGTATAA
- a CDS encoding MATE family efflux transporter, with protein MAETLKQPMEKMSLFHLTWPIFLEIFLFMLMGLADTFMLAAVSDDAVSGVGTANQYIHIAILILEVVGNGAAIVVSQYLGSRRYFEATRISALAITLNLCVGVIMSFVFILSSNHLMAMMNLQGDVLVHAQKYLIIIGGGIFLQAIINSLAAIVRVHGQTKQTMYVSLGMNILHVGLNYVLIFGHFGAPELGVQGAAISSVFSRLVAVFVFIYLYYQVLEVKVEWNYFITFSKDYVKKILSIGIPSAFEQIMYQVCQIVFLYYVTYLGAEALAARQYAINISMFTYLFAIAIGMGTSIIVGRYVGSNEQDAAYKQLWSSVRIAMIFTIVLVAIVTLFRVPLVDLFTDNPEVIRLGASVLVLSILLETGRTMNITIINTLRATGDASFPVKIGFLSMVCMSLPLGYLLVFVLDMGLVGVWLAIAADEWCRAIIVFFRWRSRKWEKYSLVTPTNEKELIKTT; from the coding sequence ATGGCTGAAACATTAAAGCAACCAATGGAAAAAATGAGCTTATTCCATTTAACTTGGCCAATCTTTTTGGAGATTTTCTTGTTTATGTTAATGGGGCTTGCGGATACATTTATGCTTGCTGCAGTATCTGATGACGCTGTTTCAGGAGTTGGGACTGCTAACCAATATATTCATATAGCTATTCTAATTTTAGAGGTAGTTGGTAACGGAGCAGCGATTGTTGTATCCCAATATCTAGGGTCACGCCGTTACTTTGAAGCAACGCGAATTTCAGCGTTAGCGATTACCCTTAACTTATGTGTAGGGGTCATTATGTCCTTTGTATTTATTTTATCTTCCAATCATCTAATGGCAATGATGAATTTACAAGGTGATGTACTTGTTCACGCACAAAAATACTTAATTATTATTGGTGGAGGTATTTTCCTTCAGGCAATTATTAATTCATTAGCGGCGATTGTTCGTGTACACGGCCAAACGAAACAAACAATGTATGTTTCTCTCGGTATGAATATTCTACATGTTGGTTTGAACTATGTTTTAATTTTTGGTCACTTTGGTGCTCCAGAACTTGGTGTACAAGGTGCGGCAATTTCATCGGTATTTAGCCGATTAGTTGCAGTCTTTGTATTTATTTACCTTTATTATCAAGTATTAGAGGTAAAAGTAGAGTGGAATTATTTCATTACATTCTCCAAAGATTATGTAAAAAAGATTCTTTCTATAGGTATACCAAGTGCCTTCGAACAAATTATGTATCAAGTTTGCCAAATTGTATTCCTCTATTATGTAACTTATTTAGGTGCAGAAGCACTTGCTGCCCGACAATACGCAATTAATATTTCCATGTTTACTTACCTTTTTGCCATCGCAATAGGTATGGGAACGTCTATCATAGTTGGACGTTATGTTGGTTCTAATGAACAGGATGCGGCATATAAGCAACTTTGGTCTAGTGTTCGCATCGCAATGATATTTACCATAGTACTAGTAGCCATTGTAACTCTATTCCGGGTCCCTTTAGTAGATCTATTTACTGATAATCCAGAAGTTATCAGGCTCGGAGCATCTGTTCTTGTCTTAAGTATATTACTAGAGACAGGAAGAACAATGAATATTACAATTATCAATACTTTACGTGCTACTGGTGATGCAAGCTTCCCAGTTAAGATTGGGTTTTTATCGATGGTTTGTATGAGCTTACCTCTTGGATATTTACTCGTATTCGTACTTGACATGGGATTAGTGGGCGTTTGGTTAGCTATTGCTGCAGATGAATGGTGTCGCGCCATTATCGTGTTCTTTAGATGGAGAAGTCGAAAATGGGAAAAATATTCTTTAGTTACACCAACTAATGAAAAAGAATTAATTAAGACGACCTAA
- a CDS encoding extracellular solute-binding protein, with amino-acid sequence MKKSLFTLTSFTALLLAACSSGDEVKTNETTSNATPSGETATSKEVKQTEPLVVYLNDFDELIEPLFEEETGYDIELVVGNGAEIQSRIESEKANPNWDVVWMDGQASFSRWDQDGIFLKDLALENEENLNDFGTSLLPEDKAFYPTGAHAAGIIVYNTNEISAEDAPKTWEDLSDSQFKDIVGMADPSIAAPAYPFVSWFFEDLGMDGGKEYFTKLFNNGAKVYPKNPNIVEALLAGDLKVAALQESNAYKMKKDGEPIEIIWPEEGAPASVRYAAVSKDTDQVEVAKAFINFLLEKETQDAMVAAGVEGYYTSTVKDVASPEDRDTKAPLLVANPELAAENEADIKSWFADQSVQ; translated from the coding sequence ATGAAAAAATCATTATTCACATTAACAAGTTTTACTGCATTATTATTAGCCGCATGTTCTTCAGGTGATGAAGTAAAAACAAACGAAACTACTTCAAACGCTACTCCTTCGGGAGAAACAGCTACAAGTAAAGAAGTTAAACAAACAGAGCCACTAGTAGTCTATTTAAATGATTTCGATGAACTGATTGAACCGTTATTTGAAGAAGAAACAGGTTATGATATTGAACTTGTTGTTGGAAACGGAGCTGAAATTCAATCACGTATTGAATCCGAAAAAGCAAACCCTAATTGGGATGTTGTATGGATGGATGGACAAGCTTCATTTTCACGCTGGGACCAAGATGGGATATTCCTTAAAGATTTAGCTTTAGAAAATGAAGAAAACCTAAATGATTTCGGTACTTCCCTACTTCCAGAAGATAAAGCTTTCTATCCAACGGGTGCACATGCTGCAGGAATTATCGTTTACAATACGAATGAAATTTCAGCAGAAGATGCTCCAAAAACTTGGGAAGATCTCTCAGATTCACAATTCAAAGATATTGTCGGTATGGCGGACCCTTCCATTGCAGCCCCTGCATATCCATTTGTTTCATGGTTCTTTGAAGATTTAGGTATGGATGGTGGTAAGGAATACTTTACGAAGCTATTTAATAATGGAGCAAAAGTATATCCAAAAAATCCGAATATCGTTGAGGCTCTACTTGCTGGAGATTTAAAGGTTGCTGCGCTACAAGAATCTAACGCATATAAAATGAAGAAAGATGGGGAACCAATTGAAATTATTTGGCCAGAAGAAGGTGCCCCCGCTTCTGTACGTTATGCAGCGGTAAGTAAAGACACAGACCAAGTAGAAGTTGCAAAGGCGTTTATTAATTTCTTACTTGAAAAAGAAACACAAGATGCAATGGTTGCTGCTGGTGTTGAAGGTTATTACACTTCAACAGTTAAAGATGTAGCGAGTCCTGAAGATCGTGATACTAAAGCACCTCTATTAGTTGCCAATCCAGAACTTGCAGCAGAAAATGAAGCAGATATCAAATCATGGTTTGCAGATCAATCCGTTCAATAA
- a CDS encoding ZIP family metal transporter — translation MLDFFLNYNPIQQVVLATIFTWGMTALGAALVFTTKKFNQRYLDFMLGFAGGVMIAASFWSLLSPALEMAEGGRFPAWVPVAIGFILGGMFLFSVDKLLPHLHPNTPMKYAEGIHPKKRKRSTLLVLAITLHNIPEGLAIGVSFGAVAIGSPSASLAGALALAIGIGIQNIPEGVAVSMPLLRDGMSRRKSFMFGQFSGMVEPISAVIGFLAVAYVAPLLPIALAFAAGAMIFVVAEEVIPSSQENGNQDLAVVSLMLGFTIMMILDVALG, via the coding sequence ATGCTCGATTTCTTTTTGAATTATAATCCAATACAACAGGTAGTATTAGCAACTATTTTTACTTGGGGAATGACTGCTTTAGGAGCTGCATTAGTGTTTACAACTAAAAAGTTTAACCAAAGGTATTTAGATTTTATGTTAGGTTTTGCAGGAGGCGTGATGATTGCTGCTAGCTTTTGGTCATTATTATCTCCCGCTTTAGAGATGGCTGAAGGAGGAAGATTTCCAGCTTGGGTCCCTGTTGCAATTGGTTTTATCCTTGGGGGGATGTTTCTATTTTCTGTCGATAAATTACTACCCCATCTTCATCCTAATACGCCTATGAAGTACGCAGAGGGCATTCATCCAAAGAAAAGAAAGAGGAGTACCTTACTCGTTCTTGCGATTACATTACATAACATTCCAGAAGGATTAGCGATTGGGGTTTCATTTGGTGCTGTCGCAATCGGTTCCCCTTCCGCATCACTTGCTGGCGCTCTGGCATTAGCAATCGGAATCGGTATACAAAATATCCCAGAAGGTGTTGCAGTCTCTATGCCCTTACTTCGTGACGGAATGTCTCGTAGAAAGAGTTTTATGTTTGGACAGTTTTCCGGTATGGTTGAACCAATATCCGCAGTCATTGGATTTTTAGCTGTAGCTTATGTCGCACCGTTGTTGCCTATCGCTTTAGCATTTGCTGCAGGTGCAATGATTTTTGTAGTTGCAGAGGAAGTCATTCCAAGCTCCCAAGAGAATGGGAATCAGGATCTAGCTGTTGTAAGTCTTATGCTTGGGTTTACGATCATGATGATTTTAGATGTTGCTTTAGGTTAA
- the hpaB gene encoding 4-hydroxyphenylacetate 3-monooxygenase, oxygenase component, protein MGAINGKEFINRINQLQPEIWFNGEKVEGLVSEHPAFKGIIQSKAKLYDLQHDLSLKDEMTFPSPTTGEHVGMSFLQPKTIEDLKKRRRMMNNWARNSYGMIGRTPDYLNTVLMSFASSASFLHGKENCFPDHLQKFFEFARDNDLSFTHTFISSQVYIENSSEPIAAKVIETNEKGIIIKGARLLATQGGLTDELLVFSVGRFLFNEEEAFAFSIPTNTKGLKFICRDTLIGGDSPFDHPLSSRYEEMDSIVVFDHVLVPWERVFYYNNGEVAEDFIFESSFHAFAKHQVLTRQIVKTEFILGLAELIVDTININEYQHVQDKISEIIIGLESMKALLETSENNATLDEWGFMRPDIIPLKVASNLFPKIYPRFTEIIQLLGASGMITLPTENAFQSVIRSDLEHYLQSAVHSAEDRVKIFRLAWDLTMSSFGTRQTQYERYFFGDPVRIASDLYKTYPKKEHVHVIRQFLGIKNVEQ, encoded by the coding sequence ATGGGTGCTATCAATGGAAAGGAATTCATTAATCGAATTAATCAGTTACAGCCAGAAATATGGTTCAATGGGGAAAAAGTTGAAGGGTTAGTTTCTGAACACCCTGCTTTTAAAGGCATAATTCAGTCCAAAGCCAAACTTTATGATTTACAACACGACCTATCATTAAAAGATGAAATGACTTTTCCCTCGCCAACTACTGGAGAACATGTTGGAATGTCCTTCCTACAGCCAAAAACAATAGAAGACTTAAAGAAAAGAAGAAGGATGATGAACAATTGGGCAAGAAACTCATACGGAATGATAGGAAGAACGCCAGATTATTTAAACACTGTTTTAATGAGTTTTGCTTCGTCAGCCAGCTTTTTACATGGTAAAGAAAATTGCTTCCCAGACCATCTCCAAAAATTTTTTGAATTTGCAAGAGACAATGATTTATCTTTTACCCACACATTTATTAGTTCACAGGTGTATATTGAAAACAGTAGCGAGCCTATTGCCGCTAAAGTAATAGAAACAAATGAAAAAGGGATAATTATCAAAGGTGCACGTCTTTTAGCGACCCAAGGCGGTTTAACCGACGAATTACTCGTCTTTAGCGTTGGGAGGTTTCTTTTTAACGAAGAAGAAGCCTTTGCCTTTTCAATTCCAACAAACACAAAAGGTTTAAAATTTATATGTAGAGACACATTAATTGGTGGCGATTCACCCTTCGACCATCCTTTGAGTTCCCGGTATGAAGAAATGGATTCGATTGTTGTATTTGACCATGTATTAGTTCCTTGGGAGCGTGTATTTTACTATAACAATGGTGAAGTGGCCGAGGATTTTATTTTTGAGAGTTCATTCCATGCTTTTGCTAAACATCAAGTATTAACTAGACAAATTGTCAAAACAGAGTTTATTTTAGGTTTAGCCGAACTAATCGTAGATACAATTAATATTAATGAATATCAGCATGTACAAGATAAAATATCTGAGATTATTATTGGATTAGAGTCAATGAAAGCCTTATTGGAAACATCTGAAAACAACGCTACTTTAGACGAGTGGGGGTTTATGAGACCTGATATCATTCCACTTAAGGTTGCTAGTAATCTTTTCCCCAAAATTTACCCACGTTTTACTGAAATCATCCAATTGTTAGGTGCAAGCGGAATGATTACTTTGCCTACAGAGAATGCCTTTCAGTCAGTTATTCGATCAGATTTAGAACATTATCTTCAAAGTGCAGTACATTCAGCAGAAGATAGAGTGAAAATTTTCCGATTGGCATGGGATTTAACAATGAGCTCATTTGGAACACGTCAAACACAATATGAAAGATACTTTTTTGGAGATCCAGTTCGGATTGCGAGTGATTTATATAAAACTTATCCCAAAAAGGAGCATGTCCATGTAATTCGTCAATTTTTGGGGATAAAAAATGTTGAACAATAA
- a CDS encoding GTP cyclohydrolase II gives MVNNKLDYKVIAALEDKITLIPTDKGAIYLVGPVNLPVNLYGETVKFKWYCWLNCHEITEDFTKVIHQLTSLNLAEMQQSSVLVYGDFEHEEEAIIRMHSICHTGDIFGSKRCDCGFQLKESMRTIAEFGTGALFYLANHEGRGIGLFSKAMAYILQENGFDTVDANTALGFVNDSRNYNDAIQVLKVLRMKPVTLVTNNPKKLEALQNAGLKVAGRKQIWGDVSEYNRSYLETKITRSGHLNEDGTCCND, from the coding sequence GTGGTAAATAATAAATTAGATTACAAAGTGATTGCTGCACTAGAAGATAAAATAACGCTCATTCCTACTGACAAGGGAGCAATTTACTTAGTTGGACCTGTTAACTTGCCAGTTAATTTATATGGTGAAACAGTAAAATTTAAATGGTATTGCTGGTTAAATTGCCATGAGATTACAGAGGATTTTACGAAAGTCATTCATCAGTTAACCTCTTTAAATTTAGCAGAAATGCAACAGTCTAGTGTATTAGTGTATGGAGATTTTGAGCATGAGGAAGAAGCAATTATTCGTATGCATTCAATTTGTCATACCGGTGATATTTTTGGTAGCAAACGTTGTGATTGCGGCTTTCAACTGAAAGAATCAATGAGAACAATTGCCGAATTTGGAACAGGTGCCTTGTTTTATTTAGCAAACCATGAAGGTAGGGGAATTGGATTATTTAGTAAAGCAATGGCTTATATATTGCAAGAAAATGGATTTGATACAGTGGATGCAAATACTGCCTTAGGTTTTGTCAATGATTCTAGAAATTACAATGATGCAATACAAGTATTAAAAGTATTACGGATGAAGCCCGTCACTTTAGTTACGAATAATCCAAAAAAATTAGAGGCATTGCAAAATGCAGGACTGAAAGTGGCAGGTAGAAAACAAATTTGGGGAGATGTATCGGAATATAACCGTAGTTACTTAGAAACCAAAATTACCCGTTCCGGTCACTTAAACGAGGATGGAACCTGTTGTAATGATTAA
- a CDS encoding metal-sensing transcriptional repressor yields the protein MENNPINCQVELDHKSHHPEYIKKDLITRLNRIEGQIRGIKKMVELDTYCDDIITQISASQSALNSLAKVLLQWHLKGCVVDRLNAGDEEILDELVVTIHKLMKK from the coding sequence TTGGAAAACAACCCAATCAATTGTCAAGTGGAGTTGGATCATAAAAGTCATCATCCCGAATATATAAAAAAAGATTTAATTACCCGATTAAATCGTATAGAAGGTCAAATACGAGGAATTAAAAAAATGGTTGAATTAGATACTTACTGTGATGACATTATTACACAAATATCTGCTAGCCAATCAGCCTTAAATAGTTTAGCAAAGGTGTTATTACAATGGCATTTAAAAGGCTGTGTTGTCGATCGATTAAATGCAGGCGATGAGGAAATTCTCGATGAATTAGTTGTGACCATACATAAATTGATGAAAAAATGA
- a CDS encoding phage holin family protein, which translates to MLEVEIIKTLINPESYVLIPVFYIILLFLRQTPKIEPWTHAWIITGISIISCFLYYGFVIHSFVEGVLVAGASILLKDLIHNNITNRKR; encoded by the coding sequence ATGTTGGAGGTAGAAATTATTAAAACTCTCATTAATCCCGAATCGTATGTATTAATACCCGTATTTTATATTATTTTATTATTCCTTCGACAAACTCCGAAAATTGAACCTTGGACACATGCATGGATTATTACTGGCATTAGTATTATCTCGTGTTTCTTATATTATGGTTTTGTCATACATTCATTTGTCGAAGGTGTTTTGGTAGCAGGAGCATCCATCCTATTAAAGGACTTAATTCATAATAATATTACAAATAGAAAAAGATAG